The genomic interval AAGTTGGGGACACAAGCTGAGTTCAAGCCTACTTGCTGTGCATTAAACCTGTCAGGCATAATGCTgccccaggacctttgcacatGTCTGTCCCTCTCTCTAACTCTAAATATCTGCTAGTAGTagcttctgtctctcttcatcaAGGGCACTACACAAACACAACCACCCTAGAGAAGCCTTCCCTGATTGCCGGAGTAAAGAttatttcttgctttgttttattttattgtgtggtGTCTGTAAACCCCTGATACCACAAACTTCCTTGCTTGGTTAACTTCCCTATAATTCAACTATGTGAATAGGGCCTTGGTTGTGTTTACTGCTGGGTTCCCAATACCTGGACCAGTAGCTGATGTGTGATAGATAAGCCACGGTGAATGATGAATGAGTAAACCACGGAGAAACCATGGGGTAAAGTGTAAGCACTTCATGACGGGGACCATCAGCACCACCGGCGTCAGAGACGTGAAAACCGTCGGACTCTAAAAGAGGTTCCTGGGTCAGTCTGATGGGTAGAGAGGGCTTTCCAGTTTGTAGAAAGGGCCAGTTAAGATGGCTTCCAGAAGTTAGTGAGAAAGACACCTACATCACCCTCGCTTAGGTTGCTGGTATCCAggaaagaagacaggacagaCATACATGGCCAAGGAAGACTTCTAGCCAGAGCCCCCCAAAAGCATGAGCATCCAGGGTTGGGGTGGTTGGGATGTGTAGGGATCCCACGCGGCAGCTCCTTCCTTTTGATAttacctctccccccaccccccaacccccgaaCCTGCTGGGAGACTCCGCTCAGGTCACCAGAGGAACAGAGCCTCCAGGGCCCTCGGCCAGGACTCGGTGCCCCAGGCAAAGCCTGAGAAGCTTGCTGGCTATACTATGTAAGCAGGTgctggagacagaagcaagtCTCTTGCTGGCATTGTCACACACCTCCACTGATTCACATCCCTCCCTGATTTGGGTTCTCACTCATCGCCACAGCTAACTCCTGGACATTGCCATTGTTCCTGGGTATGAAGTGGACACAGACTTGGGAAGAGGTCATCTCAACAAAGTTATGCTGACTCTACTGAAGGTGAGGTCCTCAGACCAGGTCCTGGCCATCATGACCCTTAAGGAAGGGACTTCCTGGGGCTCCCCTCAGAGCAAGATGGCACAAACCTGTAGCAAACAGGTTTTCTTCTTATCTGTAGAAACAGATCAACCTAGTCCTCCGTCACAGAAGGAATCCTGCTCACAGTAAGTTGGGTGgggcctccctctctctccctccctccctcttttcctcaggCTGTCCACCTGAGTTTGAGTAAAATggtttgaagttttgttttttttaattggttccCACTACCCAATGACAGCGCCGAGGTTCTAAgcttcctgcagaggaccagatGGTCTCTGAGCCATTCTCAGGTGGAGAATGACCAAATAGCACTGCCGCCGAGTCATTTGTCCCAGGCTTGCCCACCTAGACCTTTTGAGTCTCACTATCTCTTGCACACTTGGTCCTTGGCTCCACTTCTCTGGGTGTGTCACCATTTCTCCGCTCTTCTCTAGAGCTTTCTTTGCCCTGTGGCCTTGAGTCTCTCTCCAAACCCCCTGCAATCTGATTTCTAACTCCTATGCTGTGCCTGGTATCCCCACAAGTCAAGAGACAGAGTGGAGTCGGAGATCAGCTCCGAAGTGAGTACTGAGGTCAGCACACAGAGGCTGGAGGAGTAGGCACTGGAGAGGCTTGGGCAAGCTGCACCGGAGAGCCAAGTGCTACCAGTCTCTGCCCTCCTCCCTAGCTAGGCAGCTGCCCCAGCACAGAGTCGCGGGAGGGGGCACTCCCTGGCCCCAGTGGCTACCCTAGGGACCCCAAGCTCCGCCCTACTACACTCCTATTGGCTTGAGGCGCCCCCgcccccagcctccctttccagcTCCCGGGCTTTTAGGCTACCCTGGATAAATAGCCCAGGGCGCCTCACGCGAAGCAAGGGGCCAGGACCCCCAGGACGCGACTGCTTTCTTCACCACACCTCCGTCGGGACAGGACAGAGAGGGGAGGTAGAGGACAGCCGGTGTGCATTCCAACCCTCAGAGCCTTTGCCACTGTGCTGTTGGGGTTCCGAGTGACAGAAAGTTAAGACGACTCTTACTCTTACGGCTTGGATTGAGGCAGAACTCAGGAGCTGGGATATGGAGCTATTATCACCGCCACTCCGGGACGTAGACTTGACAGGCCCCGACTCTCTCTGCTCCTTTGCGACAGCTGACGACTTCTATGATGATCCGTGTTTCGACTCACCAGACCTGCGCTTTTTTGAGGACCTGGACCCTCGCCTGGTGCACGTGGGGGCCCTCCTGAAACCAGAGGAGCACGCACACTTCCCCACTGCAGTGCACCCAGGGCCAGGCGCTCGCGAAGATGAGCATGTGCGCGCGCCCAGCGGGCACCACCAAGCGGGTCGCTGCTTGCTATGGGCCTGCAAGGCGTGCAAGCGCAAGACCACCAACGCTGATCGCCGCAAGGCCGCCACCATGCGCGAGCGGCGCCGCCTGAGCAAAGTGAACGAGGCCTTCGAGACGCTCAAGCGCTGCACGTCCAGCAACCCGAACCAGCGGCTACCCAAGGTGGAGATCCTACGCAATGCCATCCGCTACATCGAAGGTCTGCAGGCTCTGCTGCGCGACCAGGACGCCGCGCCCCCTGGCGCCGCTGCCTTCTATGCGCCCGGCCCGCTGCCCCCAGGCCGCATCAGCGAGCACTACAGCGGCGACTCAGACGCATCCAGCCCGCGCTCCAACTGCTCTGATGGCATGGTAAGGCCGGGACCCAGGAGGATGACAAGTGGAGGCGGCGCCTGGGTTATCTACAACAGGTTTCCGAGGCCCTAAGGGGTGGGGGTGTCCTTTATACCCAGATGCTCCTGGCATCTGTCACTGGAGTCGCTTTGGAGACCCTGGGGCATCTATGATTCTGCCAATTGAGTGTGCTATTAGAACACTGCTGCGCAGACCCCAGGATATGCTTTTCCTCCCTCAAATCCTTATTACCCTACTGCACATTATTGTTTCTGAGTGACTGTCCACTCTCAGTTTGGCCCTGCATGCGACAGCTTCTAATGTGTGCTGGCTCCTACCTTCTAACTGGGGCTGACCCAGTCCTggaaccagcagctgactaagactaagggagtgagggaggggtgATGACAAAGAGTGCTGCTTGAGACCCACCGGGCCCTGTAGGCCTGACTCTGTCATCCTTGCTATTTGCAGATGGATTACAGCGGGCCCTCAAGCGGCCCCCGGCGGCAGAATGGCTACGAAGCCGCCTACTACAGTGAGGCATCCAGTGGTGGGTATTCTCAGCTGTTCCCAGCTAACAGGCCTTTATCTGCCTTCCTTGTCCCCCTTAAAACTTTCCTCGCTCCCTAGGCTTAATACCTTCTTCTTGCCcccaccatacatacacaccGGTTACTTGGGATAGCGTTGGGGGGACGGGGGAGGGAGGCGTTGGGTTGGGGGATACTATGATATGtaccttcctctcctttctccttgcaGTCTAGCAAGTCCCCAGTTTCCCTTTTGCCACAAAGCTCCATGCATAGGGGCAGGAGACTTGAGAAGGGACTCAAGTTTAGATTACTaaccttcccctcccctcacaGAGCCCAGACCAGGAAAGAGTGCGGCTGTGTCGAGCCTCGACTGCCTGTCCAGCATAGTGGAGCGCATCTCCACAGACAGCCCCGCTGCGCCTGCGCTGCTTTTGGCAGATGCACCACCAGAGTCGCCTCCGTGTCCGCTAGAGGTGGCATCCCCAAGCGACACAGAACAGGGGGCCCAGACCCCGTCTCCCGACGCCACCCCTCAGTGTCCTGCAGGCTCAAACCCCAATGCGATTTACCAGGTGCTTTGAGAGGTCCGCTGCAGCAGCAGAGGACGCGGTCTGCACTCCTGGGGATGGTGCTCCTGGGTTCTTCACACCCAAAAGATGAAGCTGAAATGACACTCCTCCCAAGTGTCCTTTCAAAGCCATTCTttcagagggaagggaagagcagAAGTCTGTCCCACATCTGGCCCCAAGGAAAGGACGcagtccatttttgttgttgttgttgtagtcattgggttttttgtttgttttgttttttatgcgACCCACAGTGAAGGCCACTTGCTGTCCCTCATTGGGACAAAGCTGATCCTTGAGTGGCCAggccctctttctttctttatagtcCCTAGCACAGGGGTGAGCCTCGCACACCTAAGCCCTGCCTCCACACCCCTGTTGTTGGTAGACAGTCTTCACTTTCTGGAGCCTTCCCGACACCCACTTTTCCCCACAGTTTGCAGAGGTCACTCGGGTCTCGACTGTAACAGGTGTAACCATACCCCACTCTCCCCCTTCCCGCGGTTCAGGAccacttatttttttatataagacTTTTGTAATCTATTCGTGTAAATAAGAGTTGCTTGGCCAGAGCGGGAGCCTCTTGGGCTATATTTATCTCCAAGGCATGCTGTGTAGTGCAACAAAAACTTTGTATGTTTAGTCCTCAAGCGGGTGAGCCGCGAGGCTCACTTGCTCAGGTGTTGGAAATAAAGACACTAATTTATACAGCATTGGCTCTGGCTTTTCCTAGGGGATCTGAAAGAAACTCCACAAACTGGGCGGGCTGTCTCGCAGCGACCCCTGTAGGTGGCAGAAGGGTAGCACAGAGACTGGGTGGTTCTGGGTAATGAAGAAGGCTAGGCAGACCTCCAGCTGTAGGGAATTCCAGCTGTAAGGAATTCCGGAGCCCTTGCCTGCCTCACCCAAGGAAATGAGTGGTTCTAGTGAAAGATGCACATAAGTTGAcgttagtttaaaaataaaaacgcCGGATGTGGTGGCTCATCCCTGTAGTCTCAGCACCTtcgagaggctgaggcaggaggatggatgcAAGCTGAAGGCCACTCGGGCTATAAAGTGAagagcctgcctcaaaacaataaactctttaaaataaaaattaaaaattgatgcTGAGGtggtagctcagtgatagagcacttgcctagcatgcataataTCCGgggctcagtccccagcatcaTAGAAACCTGTCGTGGGGGACACAGTTGTAGTTTCAAGGCCCGGGAGGTAGCACAGGAAAATCAGAAGTACATggtcatcctcagccacacagcaaattccaggccactTATCAGGAGATACATGAAACCCTGCCAATGGAGTAATTTATTAATTAGAAACCTAGTTCTACCCACTTAAGATCCTGGCAGAATGAGTCTGTCCAGGACCAGTTATTGTTGCTTTCCAAAGTCTCCTTTTAGGGACTCTAAAGTATGTGCTAAATTGAGAATGGTTCCCAGCCACACAGTGTGTCCAGAAGGCTCTGTGGGAGCTAATGGCCCTGGAGCCACACAACACCCTCACGCGTGTGGAGGAGGGTGGGATGCTCCAGTCCAAGAAAGGACAGCAAAAGGGCCCTGGGGATGGGCCATGAACCATGTGGCGTATGCAAGCTCTTAAAGATAGTGGAACTGCACAGAGACAGCAGAGTCAGGAGCCAGCCCTCAGAACATCTACCACCAGTCTCATCTCAGCAGAAGGTAGAGGCTCAGAGCctgcaggggagggagggagcctgACCAGCACATCTCCAGAGCTGTGGTGCTTCCATCGGGCTGTGTAGAGGGCAGGAGGAGGCCATTGGTGCAGCCAGAATACAAGGTGAACTTCCTGGACAAAGTGCTATTTCAGATGTGTAAGGAGAGACAAGTGTAGGTAATGGTAATGCACAATGGTTgtgaggaacacacacacactcacgcacctCTATCCTACCCTGGAATGGCCTGGCACAAGTTCTCCCTCCCTCTAATGCTTGTCCCTAGGACCTCAGTCCCCCCTGCACTCCATTTGCTCCTCTCCTTAAATTCCCATAGGCCAGGTTCAAGGCACAGAAAAGACACCTTCAGGAAGGaccagtgcatccagagagtgggctCTGCTCCCCCAACACCATCCCAGAGGAGATGCTCAAAGCTTTTTCCATTACTCTCATGTTCCATTGGCTCCTCAGAGCTCCTTAGGGTTCCTTACACACTCCCTCAAGGCTTCTCGGGGATCAGACATGACTGTCCATTGGACAGATGCCAAGGCCTGTACTCAAGGGGAGGAGGCCACTGGACACACTTCCTCTCTTTGGAAAGCAACCAGACACTTGGGGGTTGAGTCTCTTCACAGTTGGTCACACTGTGATTGATGACACATAGAACACAGACCttaggagaggacaggaggagtAGCACAAGCAGAGAGCTGCTAGGGAGAATCCTGCCAGGACTGGACAGCAGAGGGAGCTCAGAGCTGAGGTACAGCGAGCACAAAGGGAGTGGGGCAACCTTGTGGACCTGCAGCTGCTCATGAGGGAGCTAAGGAACACAGAGGTGAGACGGGACCACGTGAGCCTCAGCTGAGCTGCGTTTGGAGGGCAGCAGGGAGTCCCAGAGGGATCAACAGAGGGAAAGAACAGAACTAAATCTGCATTTTAGAACAATCCACTTGGACTGGTAAAACACACAGGAGGGAACAAGATGAGACAGGTGTTTTGTGACTTTCCTGGGGGAGATGTGAACATATATCACTTCATGGAGAGAGGAAGCCAACAGCCCAAAGAATGATTTCATCCAGTCCAGCATGGCAAATGAATGAACgtactggggttacttacaggagagTGGGCAACTTGCGGGGAGATGCACAGTGAAATCCCGCCCCTAGAAAAAAAACGTTTAAAATcctcttttaaatatttgcttgtttgtgtgtgcataggtatgaatgtgtgtgtgcatgtgagtgtgcatgtgtgtacacatgtgtatgcgtgtgtgagtGCCATGGTGCATATGgacagtcagaagacaacttgaaggaATTCATTTCCTCCTAATACGtcggttccagggattgaactcacgCCGTCCACCTGAGCAGCAggtgcctttgcccactgagccctCTTGCCAGGCCCCAGCATTTTTTAGGCTCTTATATACTTCaggactttgaaaaaaaaaaaaagatcgattttacttttaattatgtgtctgtgtgtgggtatctgcatgtgtgtccagGTGCTCACAGAGGGTATCAGACCCGCcgactcccacccccaccccccagcgcTGAGATTACAAATGGCTATAAGCTGtctcacatgggtgctgagaaccaaacacCTAATATCTTAACTATCTCTatgccagtggttctcaaccttcaggCCACAATTCCTTTCCCAGGGGGTCTCCTAGGACCAACTGgcaacacagatgtttacattataattcGTAACGGTTCAAAATCACAGTTGTGAAGTATTAGCGAGAAGTATTTTATGTTTgtagggggtcaccacaacatgaggaactgtcctAAAGGGGCTGAACAGTAGGGAGGTCGAGAAGCACTGGTCAGGCCCTTCTTACATGCTTTAGATTACATGCACTGGGCCAGAAGGGCCTGTGATTGGCTCAGGAAGGAGTGAGTATGGATATTGTGagccttcctgcctctctccaaGAAGAAATATTTGCAGCCTTATTACCAGAGACCTAGCTACCAGCTACACAGATTTTCgctgttatttgggttttttgttttgttttgggggttgttttgttttgttttggcatggGATCTGTCTCACTTTATAgctaggctagcctgggactcatCAGGTCCTGAGTTGCCCTTGAACACACCAtgtcccaggctgcccttgaggTCTCagcagtcttccttcttcatcctgccctagagctggggttacaggcgtaAGCCACCACACTGGGCTTCCTCCTGCAAAGGACTATTTGCTTTGTTGTTATGGCGACTGGTCAAGGTGTATGCTGCTTTGCGTTGGCAATGATCCTTCCATCAAGGATAATGGAGCAGCTGGACTACAGAGGCTCTGTCCAGAGGCTGCTGGGGTTGCTTGGGTGACTCGTGTCATGTGTTGGACTGGACATGGTTTGTATGTGATCAATGATATCGTGCAGATCCAAAGAAGGGGATTCGTTCAGAGGTGGATATGGGAATAAAAAGATGGCCATCAGGTGAAAGGAAGGTAGCTTCTATGCTGGGAGCCAActgccttttctctccctgggaTACTGCCTGGGCTTCAGAattgatggctcagcagtagaggGCAGGCTGGACACTGGCCCCCGCTCATCTTCAGCCATGCGCGCTTGTGCCATGAACGGCCTGCGAACCTCGTCACTTACAGTGGCTGGTGTGCGGATGCCCTAGATAAGATGAAAGAGGCTCTGtggaggacatcagatcctgCTTTGCCTCTGAGTGGGCTGTCCTGCCATTACAGAAGGGACACAGTCAGGACATTTCCAGTTGCAAGTGACAGAAACATTATTTAAACTGGCTCCAGCCATACAAAGGCTATATTAGTACCACGGTGTCTATGAACTGAgcctggatgccctttgttttccCTGCCCCTCCTTCTCATGTCATTTGCTTAGATACTTTCTTAGTCTGCTCTGGTTCTCCTTAGGAACTTGAGAGTTGCCTTAGATTACAAACTCTGGCCAGAGCGTTCCAAATGGAGGAACTGTGTGCGTGGAGCAGCATAGGTCCCGACAGGATTAAACCCAGGCTAAGCAGCTCCAGAGACTACGTGCTTTTCttgtcctcccttcctctcctccctctctttctctgcttcacaTCTGTGGGGAAGGATTATGCTGTGGCCTCTGCAGAGGGACTCTCTAGGGGGAGATGAGAAGAGGGGAGAGTCTAGAAGCTAGGTCACACCTTGAAGGTTGAAAACCAGGCCCCCTGCTTTCTGTCCCTCACCTCAGTCACCTCAGAAGCACCGACTGCCTCCCTGTTTTCAACACAGGTGAGACTCTCCCTGGCTTCTGGGGTCATTTTCACGTGGCTGCGTCTGAAGAATCCCAGAGTCCTGCTGCCCAGCACgtatgcacacacctgcacatgtgtgttcacatgatAGCTGTCTTAGTGACT from Arvicanthis niloticus isolate mArvNil1 chromosome 1, mArvNil1.pat.X, whole genome shotgun sequence carries:
- the Myod1 gene encoding myoblast determination protein 1 codes for the protein MELLSPPLRDVDLTGPDSLCSFATADDFYDDPCFDSPDLRFFEDLDPRLVHVGALLKPEEHAHFPTAVHPGPGAREDEHVRAPSGHHQAGRCLLWACKACKRKTTNADRRKAATMRERRRLSKVNEAFETLKRCTSSNPNQRLPKVEILRNAIRYIEGLQALLRDQDAAPPGAAAFYAPGPLPPGRISEHYSGDSDASSPRSNCSDGMMDYSGPSSGPRRQNGYEAAYYSEASSEPRPGKSAAVSSLDCLSSIVERISTDSPAAPALLLADAPPESPPCPLEVASPSDTEQGAQTPSPDATPQCPAGSNPNAIYQVL